Proteins from a genomic interval of Clostridium sp. M62/1:
- a CDS encoding reverse transcriptase domain-containing protein yields MRKTHTEIHLRNEPKHGHKEYKYLYQQMLKDDVIRKAYKKLRKGKTKRKEIQYIDAHLDDEVQKIYDMILNTKPEGVDVPHPELAYKPKKRTPKIIFEHGKRRKIYMPEIHEQWLHHIIVLVLEPIITATAYPYSCGSFPKRGAHYGKRQIERWLLHDPKGTRCFAKMDIRHFYDSIRLKILMRELAIRIKDDWFLYIIGLCLQGFNKGIPLGFYISQWLANYLLEPLDRLITEVLGLPKLQRYMDDIVIFASSKKVLQRAIVEIRKMLGQRFRLKLKHNYQVCKFYYEKGKRKIGRALDFMGFIFYRNKTLIRKNIMLSATRLAKKMERSKEANRGYFHRHIEAMLSYMGWFTCTDTYDCYQSRIKPYIHVGRLKKIISKIKRRQNHEGMDQGKMLRGAAGAAACG; encoded by the coding sequence ATGCGAAAAACACACACAGAAATCCATCTGCGTAATGAACCGAAACACGGTCACAAAGAGTACAAATATCTGTATCAACAAATGCTGAAGGATGATGTCATTCGGAAAGCATATAAGAAATTACGCAAAGGAAAAACCAAGAGAAAAGAGATCCAGTACATAGACGCACACCTCGATGATGAGGTGCAGAAAATATACGACATGATCCTAAACACAAAGCCGGAGGGAGTGGACGTCCCACACCCGGAACTGGCATACAAACCAAAGAAAAGAACCCCGAAGATCATCTTCGAACATGGGAAAAGACGAAAAATTTATATGCCGGAAATCCATGAACAATGGCTGCACCACATCATCGTTCTGGTATTAGAGCCGATCATCACAGCCACAGCCTATCCATACTCCTGCGGTTCGTTCCCAAAGCGTGGAGCACACTACGGAAAGAGACAGATAGAGCGGTGGCTTTTGCATGACCCGAAGGGAACACGGTGCTTCGCAAAGATGGATATCCGGCACTTTTATGATAGTATCCGGCTGAAAATTCTGATGAGGGAACTGGCAATCCGAATCAAGGATGACTGGTTTTTATACATCATCGGATTATGCCTACAGGGATTTAATAAAGGAATCCCTCTCGGGTTTTACATCAGCCAGTGGTTGGCAAATTACCTCTTAGAACCACTCGACCGACTGATCACAGAGGTGCTCGGTCTGCCAAAGCTGCAAAGGTACATGGACGATATCGTCATATTCGCAAGCAGCAAGAAAGTCCTCCAGAGAGCCATCGTGGAGATAAGGAAGATGCTCGGTCAGCGTTTCAGATTAAAGCTGAAGCACAACTACCAGGTATGCAAATTCTACTACGAGAAGGGCAAGCGGAAGATAGGTAGGGCACTGGACTTCATGGGTTTTATATTTTACAGAAACAAGACGCTGATCAGAAAGAACATCATGCTATCCGCAACACGGTTGGCAAAGAAGATGGAGAGGTCAAAGGAAGCAAACCGTGGATACTTTCACAGACACATCGAAGCCATGCTGTCGTACATGGGATGGTTTACCTGCACGGACACATACGACTGTTACCAGAGCAGGATAAAACCTTATATCCATGTGGGCCGGCTTAAGAAAATAATATCAAAAATCAAAAGGAGGCAGAACCATGAAGGAATGGACCAAGGAAAGATGCTCCGAGGAGCCGCAGGAGCTGCAGCTTGTGGCTGA
- a CDS encoding XkdX family protein: MRVLIDSLKRLYAAGRLTKEQIAVRVEKGTIDEAEYEEITGEKYKAETKAK; this comes from the coding sequence ATGAGAGTATTAATCGACAGTCTGAAAAGACTTTATGCCGCAGGCAGGCTGACAAAGGAACAGATCGCGGTCAGAGTGGAGAAGGGAACTATTGATGAAGCAGAGTACGAGGAAATCACAGGCGAGAAGTACAAGGCAGAAACCAAGG